GTTCACTCCCAACGAGGTCGACATATGCACCATCAAGCCAAATACCTTTTCGGTATCCTGAATACTGTTCTTATTGCCTGTCGGTAAAGCGGTGGGCCCATTCATACGAATGTTCTCCGCTTTTAATAAGTATGGGGTAAATGGGTCATAGGGTAAATCGCTCCCACCAACCGATGCGGAAGGCGTATTTTGACCATTCTTACCGCTTAAGAATCCACTGCCCTGCGGCTTGGCTGGATCGGTAAACCAAACGTTTTGTGGAATATTGTTACCGCGGTGGCAGGTATAACAGGTCACTCCAGTCTCTGCGACGTGTGATTTCCATTCAACGTTAATGCGTTGGGTCATCTGGATCATCTTGCGCGAGACAATTTTTGTGTAATTGGCGTCCTCTGCAAAATTCGCGACGTTATGGCAGTAAGCGCAGCCCTGCTCAGGCGCAACCCAACTGGTCATTGCCACCATAAAATTCGTAAATTGCGCAACGCTCAGGTTTCCTAAAACCTTGACGTTCTTATAAACGGCTCCTGCTTTGGGGCCATTAGGGTCAGCAGGAATTCCTGCAGGGACCGCATTCTTTTCGGCCTGCGCA
This genomic window from Polynucleobacter sp. MWH-UH24A contains:
- the pufC gene encoding photosynthetic reaction center cytochrome PufC is translated as MNSIQRILSIAALIGSTFVLTACERPPIESVQNGFRGTGMAMVYNPRTLDAQAEKNAVPAGIPADPNGPKAGAVYKNVKVLGNLSVAQFTNFMVAMTSWVAPEQGCAYCHNVANFAEDANYTKIVSRKMIQMTQRINVEWKSHVAETGVTCYTCHRGNNIPQNVWFTDPAKPQGSGFLSGKNGQNTPSASVGGSDLPYDPFTPYLLKAENIRMNGPTALPTGNKNSIQDTEKVFGLMVHMSTSLGVNCAYCHNTRSMPEWSQSPPQRMTAWYGIRMARDINNNYMVPITNVFPAHRLGPEGDVAKANCATCHQGAYKPLYGVSMLKDYPFLTGTPAPRVAPKPAEKSNTVAMK